A window of Augochlora pura isolate Apur16 unplaced genomic scaffold, APUR_v2.2.1 APUR_unplaced_372, whole genome shotgun sequence genomic DNA:
GCCGCGCTATCAAAGTTCCTGTTTTGGCTTTCCTCCGGGAGCAATGTTTTAGAGCTAGGCACCGGAGAATTAACTAAAAAGGTAGCTGTAGATTATCTCTGTTGATTTCTCTGTGTATGGGGTTCTCGGTAGACGGGACAGTTAGGTTCGCGACTCGTAGGGCAATCTGTGTGcatgacaattttataatgtttcaaGGCGATCTGTTTCGAAGGGGGAGAAATAATAGCGTTCGGTATACAGAGAAACAATAGCGTTCGGTATACAGAGAAACGATAGCGTTCATTTTGTTTGTTCCGTTCAAAATGAGTAACTTCGCTAGACCGAGTCTTTAGAGGGTCTATACTATATGTCTCATGAGGTAATCTAGATTTACCATAATTTTCAGGTAACGTTTCGAACCAAATAAAGTCGAAGAAACCAATATATGACTGTATATCTAGCTCCCtctgtacaaaatattaaaagtggGCGTGGCCTCTTTGCCCTCAACTTGGTTATAGCCAGCACGATACTTCATGAAACAATCTATACCGAAACCTGTCTCGATCAATGTATCCTCTAAAAATCTCCGAAATTATCTTCTGAAATCGTCATCCGTTCCCCATAACATTAAcaaaatcgaacaaaattctgCCCCATGAAATCCCCTGATAATCGGCGTTACCCAAGCAGCTCGAGTAGCAGCTTCACAAAAATCCGCCGCAATCGAGTGAACAATTCGCGAAGTCGTCGTCGGTTATTCCCGTTTTTCCGAGTTTCATGCCCTCtgaaagccgcgcgcgcggcgtcgaacGCGAGCGTAGCAGAGTGAAATTGCTCGAGCGATTCCACGAACCGAAGAGGACAGCTCTCCGTGTCCGTTTTAAGCGGATGCTCGTAACCCGTGAAACGAAACTAGCTAACTAGCCTATTGAAATCGACTCCTTCCCGGTCACTGCATATCGAACTCGATGTCGCCCACGACAACgcgacaaagagagaaaggagtgAGACGgatagatagaaatagagagagagagagagagagagagagaggcccgACTGGTAATCGGTAATCGGCAATGCAAGACTCGAACGCGAGCCAAGCTTGATCGAATCTTTTGATCCGTCTTCGATGATGATTCCGCGGTGGCGATCGATTCCCAGGAACGATTTCAGTAcctgattcttttttttttcattagccgtcgccgccgtcgccgctcgTCGAGCATATCTTCGGGATCAATCGACAGGAATGAAGATTGATGGCACGCCTCTAACCGGCCGTTTCATAGAACAGCCGGTGAAGGTTCCCGAAGTATCCCATCAATTGAAATAGTTTAAATCGACTTAACGGCGCGGAATTTATAGAGTGTTCGTAGAAGGGGCCCGCGTTACGATCGGTCGGCACACCACAGGGATAGACTTTAATCTCGTAAGAGGCGACGGGAAATCGATGGGTCTAATGATCTCGCGCTGCAACCCTCGCAGCACCCCCGCAGACTATCAACATCACTTGGCACCCCAactcccctcctcctctctctctctctatctctccctctctctcttcgctctCGTTCCTGTTCCCGCTTAATTAAGAGAAACCAATAAACTCGGTTGCTCAGCCTCGTAACGTCCGAGCCGATTCCGGCATTGGTTACCGCGCCCGTTCAAACTTAATTAACGCTCGATAATGTCCCCCGAACCACGCCCACGACCTCGGATTTTATCCCGATGACCATCGAAATCGGCCTTCGACCCACTGGCCCCCTTTCCGATGTTTCAATTACGCCCGTCAAATGCGTTTAACCGATACCGGTCGGTTCCTGTTTCTTCCACTTTGACAGCGATCCGTGGTCCGTTGTTAATCAATTCTTCCGCGACgacaatttaacaaaaatacggcaattttaatccttcgcactcgagcggcgacgccgcgtcgccattaaaattgatgtaaCACGttccagaattatttttaatacatatcgccaaagcttagatttaaaaattgttagaggTGTAACTGTTGCATGAGTCGcgagactcgatttcatatgcatataatatgttttcgcTTCTTTACTTCTTGGGTGTGGGATTAAGGAAACGCCAAAggattcgtctaaaattagagtttattaagttttttttatacgattttcccctttttctctaaccctatttacaacttatatactaacctaaaattagagaatcgccaatttaacgttcctgctttcctcagttttcatatcgcacagtggaggttagaaattacttttccaaaTTCTTCCGCGCCAGTGGCGCCGTTCCTCACGCGTCCGACCCCtagcggcgcgtacacgaagctttcatgcataaaataaatattgttacatgaAATTGGAACACtagaagctagaaaaattattttagattagcAATTGAATCGGTTTCGAacccaaagggttaaaagtagAAAGAACAAGTCGCGCTCGGCAACGTAATTTGCGAACCTTCTGCAAAATTATTGCGcggaagaaaattgtttagctTCTTTCAGTACGCACCGAGACGATACCGGATTCTGTTTGGTGTCTCTTTTACAAAGttcgatgaataaattaaaatgaacttTCGCGTTTCAAAGTACGCTGCGATATCGTCGGCGTCGGGGACGAATCGAAGCCCGCGAAATTCAAACGGTGATTGCACGGCTccgtagaaaattgtttcctttaAAGGATTCCTGGTAACGGGGCGAtgagataatattaaaaacgaaagGACAAGCGAGCGTAGACCGAATTCCCGTCGACGAGCAATTACGCGGGAACGTGATCCGATTAAATCCGATCGAAGGGAGACATATCGTCGCCTTTATTCCGAGAACCGTGCTCGAATCGACGAATTTCTAAACGGATGCCGCCGGGACACACCGTCGAATATCACGTTCCCGGCGCGGCCGGGTCCGCTTTTAATCGTTCGAACAACAAAGGACTGAATCGCAAACAGCACGCGCCACGCCGATGGAACGATTTTCAGCCGCGATTAAGCGATCCTTCGCGATGCGTGAACACAGAGAGCTCGGAATTTCCCcggtgaaaaatgattattcgCGGCACGCGGGGGGGAAGGATCCGCGCGCACCGTTTTCTCTGTTTGCGATCGTTGCGACGCGATCGGCCGGATTGCTCGTGATAAAACTTGATTGGATTGGTTCGACGTAAAAGGATCATGTTTTATTCACggggaaataaaaaagagcGAGCGCGCCCGCGCGACGGTAATCGACTAGCTTAAACTAATCGACCGGCCACGGGGGTGTTTACGGGTCCGCACACGGTTTTATACGCGTTATTATACGAATTTCTATGAACGAGAACGACTACGAGAATCACGCGAATTTATATTCGGCCGTTCATTACATTCTCCCTCGCGCGTGTACAAATTCCGATAGGCAAACATTTTCCGGTTAGCTGTTATTTCGATAGCCATGAGATATCGCAATTTGCGGGGAAAACCTGACTACGAAGGAACACGTTATTCGGTTATTTTTCCGTGGCGAAGTGCAACGCCTGTTGACGTAACTGTTTTCGTAATTGTTGAGGATgggtataattaattttcgagagATAATATCGGTTCAGTCGATGGGAACGTCTGTTCGAAGCGGCCTGTTTTCAGCGATTAGAATCGCAAggtattattaacacattatcCGCTTTTTAACGCGCTTCGTGCCGAGctgtttttattcgattcttcACGTTGGCCATTTATCGGTTACTAAAACTTGATATactttatgtaattaattatcatatatgaaataatgaacCAAACTTATTACGTCCAATTTTTGTAgtcgtaattaattcttctaaatgTGTTGCAAACTATTTTTCTAACgtattaaatgaataacaaaCTATGTCTTAACAGTGCTACACGTGGcatggaacgtgttaaaaagcatttaatatttacaaagctgacaataatatttttacaacaattacGTAACGAGGATTTTTAAGATTCCACAGGGGGACTCTTACTAATATAAAACGAAACTATTAGGTTGGAGGGAAAGTTCTGTCGTATTTTAAATAGGcaagtaatttttcttgtaaataaaaaaaacgtctggctttaatttaaaaaaataaaatttaaaggaatccaaaaataaaatttaaaggaAAACAACAGTCACtgggaatttttttttgtttttttttacctgctgtataatataaaagggGTCCTTTTTTTACCGTTCATCATTTACTTGTGATATTTAAAGTGAAAAACATGTCTGTAGATAAAGTGCATTTACGACACTGCATTTTGTATGAATTCCAAAAAGGTAGCAACGCGTCGGTTgcatgtaaaaatttatgtctGGTATTTGGAAAAGATATTGTAAATGTTCGTACTTGTCAAAGATGGTTTAGCAAATTTCGTTCCGGAGATCCGAGCCTCCAAGAAAGTGATCGATCTGAACGATCATCCAAGATCGGTAATGATGTTTTGCAATCCATGTTGGAAAATAATCCACAATTAACAAGTCGAGAAATTGTAGAAGAGTTTGGCATTCATCATACAACTGTTGGAGATCAGATTAAATCTTTTGGGTTTGTGTTAATGCAAAatgaatcaaatattttctttaaaatacaaCAGAACTTTCGCTCCAACCCAATAAATAGTTTCTTAGTAATATATCTGTCATTAAAATGAACGAATACACAATGCCAATGACAGTGATATCGTGGAACAGTTTTgagaaacatataaaataattaacattgttttaaatcatttacGTCGTTTCTATTTGCAAACAAATTCGCTATTAAGCGAACAAATTCGCGAAAGAGATACAGCGAGAATTTTCGATTTAGTTCGAAAACGGATGTTTAAGATAGCAATgagaatgtaataaaaatcggcTGCGGCAGAGAAAGGGGTCGTTTACCTCCGCGAAGCACGGTTAACCGCGTTCGGAGGCGTCTGTAGCGAAAGGATTAAGGAGCGCGCGATACGCCAGCTCCTTGCGGAATCGATATTTCAGCGGATACGGGGGACGACGCGGATCCGCGCGCATTGTTCCCGAATTT
This region includes:
- the LOC144477788 gene encoding histone-lysine N-methyltransferase SETMAR, with the protein product MSVDKVHLRHCILYEFQKGSNASVACKNLCLVFGKDIVNVRTCQRWFSKFRSGDPSLQESDRSERSSKIGNDVLQSMLENNPQLTSREIVEEFGIHHTTVGDQIKSFG